The Listeria monocytogenes genome window below encodes:
- a CDS encoding VOC family protein: MIQATVPYFTFDGEATEALDFYKKVFQAEITQMRYFHELEGFSGDKKQGERILHARLTREEKDLFYFSDTLEGETDAGNRLALAVNFSSEADFVHAFVLLSKTGTVEVPIQNTFWGAKYAKVIDHYSIDWHLNLENESTTKV; encoded by the coding sequence ATGATACAAGCAACGGTTCCCTACTTTACTTTTGACGGGGAGGCCACAGAAGCACTAGATTTTTATAAAAAAGTGTTTCAAGCAGAAATTACGCAAATGCGTTACTTTCACGAGCTGGAAGGATTCTCAGGTGATAAAAAACAAGGAGAACGAATCCTCCATGCAAGACTTACGAGAGAAGAGAAAGATTTATTTTATTTCTCCGACACACTTGAAGGCGAAACAGACGCGGGTAATCGCCTAGCACTTGCGGTGAATTTTAGTTCGGAAGCAGATTTTGTTCATGCTTTTGTCCTGTTATCCAAAACCGGCACCGTCGAAGTTCCAATCCAAAATACATTTTGGGGCGCAAAATACGCGAAAGTAATCGACCATTACAGCATCGACTGGCATCTCAACTTAGAAAACGAGTCTACTACTAAAGTATGA
- a CDS encoding ABC transporter ATP-binding protein yields the protein MTETVLKLEHVTKKIGQKNIVHDISFDIHKGEVFGLLGPNGAGKTTIIRSIVGLIRRSEGTVFINGKNVDTEYKAAISEVGAIIENPEFYMYMSGWANLKQFARMSQKNITDEHIREIVELVKLTGAIDQKVKTYSLGMRQRLGVAQALIHSPALLILDEPTNGLDPQGMAEFRTLIRDLATNGTSVLISSHLLSEIQQITDRFAIINKGVLTHIEKMSDLIENHVAAYKLKVSDPEATTTVLTTLPVKLVAQKEDLFKVEVAHEDVHLIARALIQANIDLLEMVPLQASLEERFLELTKGGGAEV from the coding sequence ATGACTGAGACAGTTTTAAAATTAGAACATGTCACGAAAAAAATCGGGCAAAAAAATATTGTCCACGATATCAGCTTTGACATACATAAAGGAGAAGTATTTGGTTTACTTGGTCCAAATGGCGCAGGTAAAACAACTATTATCCGCTCAATCGTTGGCTTAATTCGTCGTTCAGAAGGTACTGTTTTTATTAATGGTAAAAATGTCGACACAGAGTATAAAGCAGCGATTTCAGAAGTAGGTGCTATTATTGAAAATCCAGAATTTTACATGTATATGTCTGGATGGGCGAACTTAAAGCAATTCGCACGCATGAGTCAAAAAAATATTACTGATGAGCACATTCGTGAAATCGTTGAATTAGTAAAGCTTACTGGCGCTATTGACCAGAAAGTAAAAACATATTCTCTCGGTATGCGTCAACGTTTAGGTGTCGCACAAGCCCTAATTCATAGCCCTGCTTTACTTATCCTAGATGAACCAACAAACGGACTTGATCCACAAGGTATGGCCGAATTCAGAACGCTGATTCGTGATTTAGCAACTAACGGTACTTCTGTTTTAATTTCCAGCCATTTGCTTAGCGAGATTCAACAAATCACAGATCGATTCGCTATTATTAACAAAGGTGTTTTAACGCACATCGAAAAAATGAGCGACCTTATTGAAAATCATGTCGCTGCTTATAAACTAAAAGTCAGCGATCCCGAAGCAACTACCACCGTTCTCACTACACTCCCAGTCAAGCTTGTTGCTCAAAAAGAGGATTTATTCAAGGTCGAAGTGGCTCATGAAGATGTGCATTTAATTGCTCGTGCGCTTATTCAAGCAAATATTGATTTATTAGAAATGGTTCCACTTCAAGCCTCCCTTGAAGAACGATTCCTCGAATTAACTAAAGGTGGAGGTGCAGAAGTATGA
- a CDS encoding ABC transporter permease, with protein sequence MIALVKNEFTKLFSRKSSWIMQIVLFVAVLALALLMFFVSKIDTSGVEGGDASNAGITAYYDDKGAPVSEEEYWNSADKDGNPTYKSETLSLTDSVAYLKTQEQAAPTKEAKETIQKQIDFYQAYVDADEKPASNSAGISSADFFASLGSSGAVATMLVVVVASIIVATEFSGGTIKLLLTRPYSRSQILFSKYVMCIVYSVISSITLIVASFIFSFILPKQSIFMPLSPSTGAMTAFEHAWMLLGTNFLLMIVYATIAFFFSSVVRSQALAVGVGVGVLFSGGIIRQLLPLAIEKYDWMKWIIFNLLSLNDTVGGSKIAGGLADWQIIAGLGVYTAIILFFTFFLFKKRDVALS encoded by the coding sequence ATGATAGCATTAGTAAAAAATGAATTTACCAAATTATTTTCCAGAAAATCAAGTTGGATTATGCAAATCGTCTTATTTGTCGCAGTTTTAGCTCTTGCTCTTCTAATGTTTTTTGTTAGTAAAATAGATACTAGTGGTGTTGAAGGCGGCGATGCAAGCAATGCTGGAATTACTGCTTATTACGATGATAAAGGTGCCCCGGTTAGCGAAGAAGAATATTGGAACTCCGCAGATAAAGACGGTAATCCTACGTATAAATCTGAAACATTATCTTTAACTGATTCTGTTGCTTACTTAAAAACACAAGAACAAGCGGCTCCAACAAAAGAAGCCAAAGAAACCATTCAAAAACAAATTGATTTTTACCAAGCTTATGTCGATGCAGATGAAAAACCCGCTAGTAATTCAGCAGGTATTTCAAGCGCAGATTTCTTTGCTTCATTAGGTAGCTCAGGAGCAGTTGCGACAATGCTCGTTGTTGTCGTAGCAAGTATCATCGTTGCAACAGAGTTTTCCGGTGGTACAATTAAACTCTTACTGACACGTCCTTACTCTAGAAGTCAGATACTATTCTCCAAATACGTAATGTGTATCGTTTACAGCGTTATTAGCTCTATCACATTAATTGTAGCTAGCTTTATCTTTTCATTTATTCTACCAAAACAATCTATTTTCATGCCGCTCTCCCCTTCAACGGGTGCAATGACTGCTTTCGAACATGCGTGGATGCTACTTGGTACGAACTTCTTACTGATGATCGTATATGCAACTATTGCTTTCTTCTTCTCCTCTGTCGTTCGTTCACAAGCACTTGCAGTTGGTGTTGGCGTTGGTGTACTATTCTCCGGTGGAATTATTCGCCAATTACTACCTCTCGCTATCGAAAAATACGATTGGATGAAATGGATTATCTTCAACTTACTTAGCCTAAATGACACAGTTGGCGGTTCTAAAATCGCTGGTGGCCTAGCAGATTGGCAAATAATCGCCGGTCTAGGTGTTTATACAGCGATTATCCTTTTCTTCACTTTCTTCTTATTCAAAAAACGAGATGTCGCTTTAAGTTAA
- a CDS encoding S66 peptidase family protein, producing the protein MIPAKLKQGDEIRIISPSRSIGIMADNQVEIAVKCLTDMGFKVTFGEHVAEMDCMMSSSIRSRVADIHEAFNDSSVKAILTVIGGFNSNQLLPYLDYDLISENPKILCGFSDITALATAIYTQTELITYSGAHFSSFSMEKGLEYVMESFSDCLLQKEPFALKESATWSDDEWYLDQENRNFIPNEGLVVMQPGVAEGIIIGGNLCTLNLLQGTEYMPNLAGTILFIEDDFMTIPETFDRDLESLLSQPGADDIQGLVIGRFQQKTAMTVEKLAYIIATKTALQKIPVISGADFGHTQPLATFPIGGTARIDTNQTDKIQIIRH; encoded by the coding sequence ATGATTCCAGCAAAATTAAAACAAGGCGATGAAATTCGGATTATTTCACCAAGTCGTTCTATCGGTATTATGGCTGACAATCAAGTAGAAATTGCCGTTAAGTGCCTAACTGATATGGGTTTTAAAGTCACTTTTGGCGAACATGTGGCAGAAATGGATTGCATGATGAGTTCAAGCATTCGTTCGCGGGTTGCTGATATCCATGAAGCCTTTAATGATTCGAGTGTCAAAGCGATTTTGACGGTTATTGGCGGTTTTAATAGCAATCAATTGTTGCCATATTTGGATTATGATTTAATTTCGGAAAATCCTAAAATTTTATGTGGTTTTTCGGATATCACGGCATTAGCAACGGCTATCTACACACAAACAGAACTCATTACTTATTCTGGTGCGCATTTTTCCAGTTTTTCCATGGAAAAAGGTCTGGAGTATGTAATGGAATCATTTAGTGATTGTTTATTACAAAAAGAACCATTTGCGTTAAAAGAAAGTGCTACATGGAGTGATGACGAATGGTATTTGGACCAAGAAAATCGCAATTTCATCCCGAATGAAGGACTAGTTGTTATGCAACCTGGAGTGGCAGAAGGAATCATCATTGGCGGGAACTTATGCACGCTTAATTTACTCCAAGGAACCGAATACATGCCTAATTTGGCGGGGACAATTTTATTTATTGAAGATGATTTTATGACTATTCCAGAAACATTCGATCGCGATTTGGAATCGCTGCTTAGTCAACCTGGTGCAGATGATATTCAAGGGCTGGTAATCGGTCGTTTCCAACAGAAGACAGCGATGACAGTGGAGAAATTAGCATATATTATTGCAACAAAAACAGCATTACAAAAAATCCCAGTTATATCTGGTGCAGATTTTGGGCATACACAGCCACTTGCGACATTCCCAATTGGCGGAACTGCAAGAATTGATACAAATCAGACCGATAAAATTCAAATTATTAGGCATTAA
- a CDS encoding DNA-3-methyladenine glycosylase I, which translates to MSEELRCPWSINDPFELEYHDTEWCVPSKDDTYLFEMLNLEGAQAGLSWRLILHKRKAYQEAFFHFDIDKCARLTDDELATIVEEAAIVKNRLKVKAVRTNALATQKVQAEFGSFANYIWGFTNNERIINEWQSMGQVPASTELSEKISKDLKKRGFKFVGPVIIYSYLQAIGILDDHLVSCPFHTLNKEAAK; encoded by the coding sequence TTGTCTGAAGAATTACGTTGCCCTTGGTCAATTAATGACCCGTTTGAACTAGAATATCATGATACAGAATGGTGTGTCCCGAGTAAAGACGACACATATTTATTTGAAATGCTCAATTTAGAGGGAGCACAAGCTGGACTCTCATGGAGATTAATTTTACATAAAAGAAAAGCCTATCAAGAAGCTTTTTTTCACTTTGATATTGATAAATGTGCACGCCTGACGGACGATGAGCTGGCGACGATTGTCGAGGAAGCGGCTATTGTGAAGAATCGTCTTAAAGTGAAAGCAGTTCGTACAAATGCCTTAGCTACGCAAAAAGTCCAAGCTGAATTCGGCTCATTTGCAAACTATATTTGGGGTTTTACGAATAATGAGCGTATTATTAATGAATGGCAGAGCATGGGGCAAGTGCCAGCTAGCACAGAACTATCAGAAAAAATTAGTAAAGATTTAAAGAAACGTGGTTTTAAGTTTGTTGGCCCTGTGATTATTTATTCTTATTTACAAGCAATTGGCATTCTTGACGATCATTTGGTTTCATGTCCATTCCATACGTTAAATAAGGAGGCGGCGAAATGA
- the acnA gene encoding aconitate hydratase AcnA, which translates to MTNWKEKAKASFQLNDKTYHYYKLKTLEEDKLTNIEKLPYSVRVLLESVLRQADGRVIKDSHVEDLAHWSKDGNEGEVPFKPARVILQDFTGVPAVVDLASLRKAMADLGGDPEKINPEIPVDLVVDHSVQVDSYANPEALKINMELEFKRNMERYQFLNWAQKAFDNYRAVPPATGIVHQVNLEYLANVVIANEVADGEFVAFPDSLVGTDSHTTMINGIGVLGWGVGGIEAEAGMLGQPSYFPIPEVIGVKLLGALPNGATATDFALKVTQVLREQKVVGKFVEFYGPGVATLPLADRATVANMAPEYGATCGFFPVDKEALNYLKLTGRDKEQIELVEAYLEANDLFFTPEKVEPNYTQIVEIDLSAIEPNLAGPKRPQDLIPLSKMKETFRESITAKAGNQGFGLDKSALDKEVTVTFGNGDQSIMKTGSVAIAAITSCTNTSNPYVMLSAGLVAKKAVEKGLEVPKFVKTSLAPGSKVVTGYLEKAGLLPYLEKLGFDLVGYGCTTCIGNSGPLKEEIEEAIQDSDLLVSAVLSGNRNFEGRIHALVKANFLASPPLVVAYALAGTTNVDMLTEPIGRGNNGEEVFLDDIWPSSEEVKALVEETVTPELFREQYAHVFDENEAWNAIETTEDALYKWDENSTYIANSPFFDNLAKEAGKVESLSGLRVIGKFGDSVTTDHISPAGAIGKDTPAGKFLQEQGVAIRDFNSYGSRRGHHDVMMRGTFANIRIKNQIAPGTEGGYTTYWPTGEVMSIYDASRKYIENNTGLVILAGDDYGMGSSRDWAAKGTNLLGIKTVIAKSYERIHRSNLVMMGVLPLQFQPGEDAETLGLTGSESLQVEIGEEVAPRDLVKVTAVREDGSSFTFDVLARFDSEVEIDYYRHGGILPMVLRGKLK; encoded by the coding sequence ATGACTAATTGGAAAGAAAAAGCAAAAGCATCATTTCAACTGAACGACAAAACGTATCATTATTACAAACTTAAAACCTTAGAAGAGGACAAGCTTACAAACATTGAGAAATTACCTTATTCTGTACGTGTTTTACTGGAATCGGTACTAAGACAAGCAGATGGGCGGGTAATTAAGGATTCTCACGTAGAAGATTTAGCCCATTGGTCGAAAGATGGCAACGAAGGGGAAGTACCATTCAAACCAGCTCGTGTTATTTTGCAAGATTTCACAGGTGTTCCGGCAGTAGTTGATTTAGCTTCTTTACGTAAAGCCATGGCGGACCTTGGCGGCGATCCTGAAAAAATCAATCCGGAAATCCCGGTCGATTTAGTCGTCGATCACTCGGTGCAAGTAGACAGCTATGCGAATCCAGAAGCACTGAAAATCAATATGGAACTCGAATTCAAGCGCAACATGGAACGTTACCAGTTTTTAAATTGGGCGCAAAAAGCATTTGATAACTATCGCGCAGTACCACCTGCAACAGGTATCGTTCACCAAGTTAACTTAGAGTATTTAGCAAACGTCGTTATTGCGAATGAAGTAGCAGACGGCGAATTTGTAGCGTTTCCAGATTCCCTTGTCGGAACAGATAGCCATACAACGATGATTAACGGGATTGGTGTATTAGGTTGGGGCGTGGGCGGTATTGAAGCAGAGGCCGGCATGCTTGGTCAACCATCGTACTTCCCAATTCCAGAAGTTATTGGTGTGAAATTGCTAGGTGCTCTACCAAACGGCGCAACTGCAACCGATTTCGCTTTAAAAGTTACCCAAGTCTTGCGGGAACAAAAAGTAGTAGGTAAATTTGTGGAATTTTATGGTCCGGGTGTTGCGACACTGCCACTTGCTGACCGTGCAACCGTTGCGAATATGGCGCCAGAATACGGCGCAACTTGTGGCTTTTTCCCAGTTGATAAAGAAGCTCTTAATTATTTAAAACTAACTGGCCGTGACAAAGAACAAATCGAGCTAGTAGAAGCTTATTTAGAAGCAAATGATTTATTCTTCACACCAGAAAAAGTAGAACCAAACTACACGCAAATTGTGGAAATCGATCTTTCTGCGATTGAGCCAAACTTGGCTGGACCAAAACGTCCGCAAGATTTGATTCCACTTTCAAAAATGAAAGAAACATTCCGCGAATCGATTACCGCCAAAGCAGGCAACCAAGGTTTCGGACTTGATAAATCAGCTTTAGATAAAGAAGTAACTGTTACATTCGGTAATGGTGATCAATCTATCATGAAGACTGGTTCCGTTGCGATTGCGGCTATTACAAGTTGTACGAATACTTCTAACCCATATGTGATGTTAAGCGCTGGTTTGGTTGCTAAAAAAGCAGTTGAAAAAGGCTTAGAAGTACCAAAATTCGTAAAAACTTCCTTGGCGCCAGGCTCCAAAGTTGTAACGGGCTACTTGGAAAAAGCGGGCTTACTTCCATATTTAGAAAAACTAGGGTTTGACCTTGTTGGTTATGGTTGTACGACATGTATTGGAAACTCTGGTCCATTGAAAGAAGAAATTGAAGAAGCAATACAAGATAGTGATTTGCTTGTTTCTGCGGTATTAAGTGGTAACCGTAACTTTGAAGGGCGTATTCATGCACTTGTAAAAGCAAACTTCCTAGCTTCACCACCACTAGTCGTTGCCTATGCGCTTGCTGGGACAACAAATGTCGACATGCTAACAGAACCAATTGGACGCGGTAATAATGGCGAAGAAGTCTTCTTAGACGATATTTGGCCAAGTTCAGAAGAAGTGAAGGCATTAGTAGAAGAAACGGTAACACCAGAACTTTTCCGTGAACAATATGCCCATGTATTTGATGAAAACGAAGCTTGGAATGCGATTGAGACAACAGAAGATGCCCTATACAAATGGGATGAAAACTCGACGTATATTGCGAACTCACCATTCTTTGATAATTTAGCAAAAGAAGCTGGCAAAGTAGAGAGCTTATCTGGTCTCCGCGTTATTGGTAAATTTGGTGATTCTGTTACAACCGACCATATTTCGCCAGCCGGAGCAATCGGCAAAGATACCCCAGCTGGAAAATTCCTGCAAGAACAAGGCGTGGCAATTCGTGATTTCAACTCCTACGGTTCTCGTCGTGGTCATCATGATGTAATGATGCGCGGGACATTTGCGAATATTCGTATTAAAAATCAAATCGCACCAGGTACAGAAGGTGGCTATACGACTTATTGGCCAACTGGCGAAGTGATGTCCATTTATGACGCATCTAGAAAATATATCGAAAATAACACTGGTTTAGTCATTCTTGCTGGCGACGATTATGGAATGGGATCCTCACGTGACTGGGCTGCCAAAGGAACGAATTTACTAGGAATTAAAACAGTTATCGCGAAAAGCTATGAACGGATTCATCGTTCTAACCTTGTTATGATGGGTGTTTTACCACTTCAGTTCCAACCAGGTGAAGATGCAGAAACGCTTGGCTTAACAGGCTCAGAAAGCTTGCAAGTTGAAATCGGCGAAGAAGTAGCGCCAAGAGACCTGGTAAAAGTAACCGCTGTTCGTGAAGACGGTTCAAGCTTTACTTTTGATGTCCTTGCACGTTTTGACTCTGAAGTGGAAATTGACTATTACCGTCATGGTGGGATTTTACCAATGGTTCTTCGTGGCAAATTGAAATAA
- a CDS encoding STAS domain-containing protein, which produces MQIKEFLISRRSELVNMFYENYYSGTDEFKLRLSGGEEEASIRSLSTASCGMIIDVITGVKERDFESIGKRRFNDKTDIRKIHQHMSEVEKYIITSLVKWKETEKVFYSDADIIQFMLAIKDTLSSIQQQLLEGFMQENRKQVAAQRKEIIQLSTRIIPITDSIGVLPIVGSLDDDRGYFMKEKAIESADKLNLDTIVIDFSSAVLKDDFATKHMEDMIQSFKLIGLVPILSGMRPSFAQRTIQVGSNISKLESFGSLEQALTNLGL; this is translated from the coding sequence ATGCAAATTAAGGAATTTTTGATTAGTCGTCGTTCAGAGTTAGTGAATATGTTTTATGAAAACTATTATAGTGGAACAGATGAATTTAAATTAAGACTTAGCGGCGGGGAAGAGGAAGCCTCTATTCGCTCACTGAGCACCGCATCATGTGGCATGATTATTGATGTAATAACTGGTGTGAAGGAACGCGATTTTGAAAGTATTGGTAAAAGACGTTTCAATGATAAGACCGATATTAGAAAAATTCATCAACATATGAGCGAAGTCGAAAAATATATCATCACTAGTTTAGTCAAATGGAAAGAAACGGAAAAAGTTTTTTATTCAGATGCCGACATTATCCAATTTATGCTTGCTATAAAAGATACACTTTCGTCGATTCAACAACAGTTATTAGAAGGATTTATGCAAGAAAATAGAAAGCAAGTCGCAGCGCAGCGAAAAGAAATAATTCAGTTATCTACACGAATTATTCCTATCACTGATTCTATCGGCGTCTTACCAATTGTTGGTAGTTTGGATGACGATAGAGGCTATTTCATGAAAGAAAAAGCTATAGAATCTGCGGATAAGTTAAATTTAGATACGATTGTCATTGATTTTTCCAGTGCGGTATTAAAAGATGATTTTGCAACCAAACATATGGAAGATATGATTCAATCCTTTAAATTAATTGGCTTAGTACCAATACTTTCTGGTATGCGTCCGAGTTTCGCTCAACGCACAATCCAAGTAGGTTCTAACATTTCAAAACTCGAATCATTTGGCTCGCTAGAACAAGCATTAACCAATTTAGGTTTATAA
- a CDS encoding general stress protein — protein sequence MKKWEVFAVQNVGAAEEIISKLVSEGYEKEDISVLAKSKHNKNLETLAEKENIEIERPVNEEAFGIISGILQSLSGAIVIPQAYNPKYGALYAAGPFAKWFSKTDDKSVKRLLEDFDLTAEQVDKMIENLHADNILIFAR from the coding sequence ATGAAAAAGTGGGAAGTATTCGCAGTTCAAAATGTTGGTGCAGCAGAGGAAATCATCAGCAAATTAGTAAGTGAGGGCTATGAAAAAGAAGATATTTCTGTTCTAGCCAAATCCAAACACAACAAGAACTTAGAAACTTTAGCAGAAAAAGAAAATATCGAAATCGAACGTCCAGTTAACGAAGAGGCTTTCGGTATTATTTCTGGAATCCTACAATCTCTAAGTGGAGCGATTGTTATTCCACAAGCGTACAATCCTAAATATGGCGCTTTATATGCTGCCGGTCCCTTCGCTAAATGGTTCTCAAAAACAGACGATAAATCGGTAAAAAGATTATTAGAAGACTTTGATTTAACAGCGGAACAAGTAGATAAAATGATTGAAAATTTACATGCAGATAACATCTTAATTTTTGCAAGATAA